One window of the Streptomyces sp. ITFR-21 genome contains the following:
- a CDS encoding GNAT family N-acetyltransferase, with protein MNTPYVTIRPAVIEDLDAICDVHARARATYYEGHLSAEAYSGPDELERQRVGTREAITSRERTVLCAVRGDHVVGFAVLGARFEGDKLFHFHIDPEVWRTGTGTALHRACVAVWQAARLTTARLEVFAPNARARAFYVSQGWQEGTRKGDHVAMLLPVQAAVTA; from the coding sequence ATGAACACTCCGTACGTCACCATCCGGCCGGCCGTCATCGAGGACCTGGACGCCATATGCGACGTCCACGCCCGGGCCAGGGCGACGTACTACGAGGGACACCTGTCGGCGGAGGCGTACAGCGGGCCGGACGAGCTGGAGCGGCAGCGGGTGGGGACGCGGGAGGCGATCACCTCACGGGAGCGGACCGTGCTGTGCGCGGTGCGCGGCGACCACGTGGTGGGCTTCGCGGTGCTCGGCGCACGCTTCGAGGGGGACAAGCTGTTCCACTTCCACATCGACCCCGAGGTGTGGCGGACCGGGACCGGCACCGCGCTGCACCGGGCGTGCGTCGCGGTGTGGCAGGCCGCCAGGCTGACCACCGCGCGGCTTGAGGTCTTCGCGCCCAACGCCAGGGCCCGCGCCTTCTACGTCAGCCAGGGCTGGCAGGAAGGCACCCGCAAGGGCGACCATGTGGCGATGCTGCTGCCTGTGCAGGCGGCCGTCACCGCGTAG